One stretch of Aquimarina sp. Aq107 DNA includes these proteins:
- a CDS encoding DUF3810 domain-containing protein, with protein MQSKTKLYLTFLLPVQFIIIKILSFFPEFIDRFYSNGVFVYTSKALRYVFGWIPFSFGDIGYSILIILLIRFLFREVFRKKVQWKKILLDVGATISIVYAAFHLLWGMNYYRLPMHEILEIEDQYSEAELLMVSEKLIKRANSIHKSLEPDDSLSIVMPYDKEEIFEKTIPAYEQINEVIPNLRYSPKSIKKSLLSIPLTYMGFSGYLNPITNEAQVNGLILNYKAPTTSCHEEAHQLGFAKENEANFIAALTTMNFDDPYFNYSGTTFALKFCLNDLYLRDEQKAFCLIEKLRPGILKNYKEVNDFWMSYQNPLEPIFKSTYDTYLKANNQPKGMETYSYVVALLVNYYKDKL; from the coding sequence ATGCAATCTAAAACAAAACTATACCTTACTTTTCTTTTACCAGTTCAGTTTATAATTATCAAAATTCTTTCTTTCTTTCCAGAATTTATAGATCGTTTTTATAGTAATGGAGTTTTTGTTTACACCTCTAAAGCCCTGCGATATGTATTTGGTTGGATTCCTTTTTCTTTTGGTGATATAGGGTATAGTATTTTAATTATTCTTTTGATTCGTTTTTTATTTAGGGAAGTATTCCGAAAAAAAGTTCAATGGAAAAAAATATTGTTAGATGTAGGTGCTACCATATCTATAGTATATGCCGCTTTTCATTTGTTATGGGGAATGAACTATTATAGATTGCCAATGCACGAAATATTAGAAATTGAAGATCAATACAGTGAAGCTGAACTTTTAATGGTCTCTGAAAAACTTATTAAACGTGCTAATTCTATACATAAAAGTTTAGAACCCGATGACTCTCTATCAATAGTGATGCCTTATGACAAAGAGGAAATATTCGAAAAAACAATTCCCGCCTACGAGCAAATTAATGAAGTAATTCCTAACCTTCGATATTCTCCAAAAAGTATTAAAAAATCTTTACTAAGTATCCCCTTAACATATATGGGGTTTAGTGGATATTTAAATCCTATTACCAATGAAGCCCAGGTAAATGGATTAATTCTTAATTATAAAGCTCCGACCACTAGTTGCCATGAAGAAGCACACCAATTAGGATTTGCAAAAGAAAATGAAGCTAATTTTATTGCGGCTTTAACCACTATGAATTTTGATGATCCCTATTTCAACTATAGTGGAACCACTTTTGCTCTTAAATTCTGTCTTAATGACCTCTACCTTAGAGATGAGCAAAAAGCATTTTGCTTGATCGAAAAACTAAGACCTGGAATACTAAAAAACTATAAAGAAGTGAATGACTTTTGGATGAGTTATCAAAATCCACTAGAACCCATTTTTAAAAGTACATATGATACGTATCTTAAGGCTAACAATCAACCAAAAGGTATGGAGACGTATAGCTACGTAGTTGCTTTACTAGTAAACTATTATAAGGATAAGTTATAA
- a CDS encoding aminoacyl-histidine dipeptidase, with protein sequence MNSEIRNLEPKELWNKFADLNAVPRPSKKEERVIAFMKDFGTSLGLPVEVDEVGNVLIRKPATSGMENRKTVVMQSHLDMVHQKNADTVFDFDTQGIEMYVDGDWVRAKGTTLGADNGLGVATIMAILESSELSHPAIEALFTIDEETGMTGAMGLKPNWLQGDILLNLDTEEDDEIGVGCAGGVDVTAERTYNQEDMPEGKTAYQISVTGLNGGHSGMDIHKGLGNANKIMNRLLFDGFENFGLRIHEIKGGSLRNAIPRESFATVVVDMIQSEAFEFETSELISTVKKELSLVDPSLSIELKQVELPNKVMELGVQEGVLKSLYAAHNGVYVMSLSISDLVETSNNIAKVTIGNGNIKIECLTRSSVDSTKLDLVNKLRATFELIGCEVTTDGDYPGWAPNMDSAILKVLDSLYQKINGEKAHIAACHAGLECGILGQNYPDMDMISFGPTILGAHSPDERASISSAQKYWGFVKEILENIPNK encoded by the coding sequence ATGAATTCAGAAATAAGAAACCTAGAGCCTAAGGAACTTTGGAATAAATTTGCGGATTTGAACGCAGTACCAAGGCCTTCTAAAAAAGAAGAGCGAGTAATTGCTTTTATGAAAGATTTTGGTACGTCTCTTGGGTTACCGGTAGAAGTAGATGAAGTAGGGAACGTTTTGATAAGAAAACCTGCTACTTCTGGTATGGAGAATAGAAAGACTGTAGTGATGCAATCTCATCTAGATATGGTACATCAAAAAAATGCTGATACGGTTTTTGATTTTGATACACAAGGAATAGAAATGTATGTAGATGGTGATTGGGTACGTGCTAAAGGAACTACTTTAGGAGCTGATAATGGATTAGGTGTAGCTACTATTATGGCTATTCTAGAATCTAGTGAATTATCACATCCTGCAATCGAAGCATTGTTTACCATTGATGAAGAAACTGGAATGACCGGAGCAATGGGATTGAAACCAAATTGGTTACAAGGAGATATTCTACTTAACTTAGATACAGAAGAAGATGATGAAATTGGAGTTGGATGTGCAGGTGGTGTAGATGTAACTGCAGAGAGGACTTATAATCAAGAAGATATGCCAGAAGGTAAAACAGCATATCAAATTTCTGTGACTGGTCTTAATGGAGGACATTCTGGAATGGATATTCATAAAGGTTTAGGTAATGCTAATAAAATAATGAATAGATTGTTATTTGATGGTTTTGAGAATTTTGGACTTAGAATTCATGAGATTAAAGGTGGGAGTTTACGAAATGCTATTCCTAGAGAGAGTTTTGCAACAGTTGTTGTTGATATGATACAATCTGAAGCTTTTGAATTTGAAACTTCGGAATTGATCTCTACAGTAAAAAAAGAACTTTCTTTGGTAGATCCAAGCCTATCAATAGAATTGAAGCAGGTTGAACTACCGAATAAAGTAATGGAATTGGGTGTTCAAGAGGGTGTTTTAAAATCTTTATATGCCGCTCACAATGGTGTATACGTTATGAGTTTATCGATCTCTGATTTAGTGGAAACATCTAATAATATAGCAAAAGTAACGATTGGCAACGGAAATATTAAGATTGAATGCTTAACTAGAAGTAGTGTAGATTCTACCAAATTAGATTTAGTTAATAAGTTACGAGCTACTTTTGAATTGATAGGATGCGAAGTAACAACGGATGGCGATTATCCAGGTTGGGCACCAAATATGGATTCTGCAATATTAAAAGTGTTAGATAGTTTGTATCAAAAAATAAATGGAGAAAAAGCTCATATTGCCGCTTGCCACGCCGGTTTAGAATGCGGTATTCTGGGACAGAATTATCCAGATATGGATATGATATCTTTTGGTCCTACGATTTTAGGAGCGCATTCTCCAGATGAGAGAGCTAGTATTTCTTCTGCTCAGAAGTATTGGGGATTTGTCAAAGAAATATTAGAAAATAT